The Leucobacter chromiiresistens genome window below encodes:
- a CDS encoding 50S ribosomal protein L25/general stress protein Ctc: protein MSETSKLVGHARENFGKGAARKLRAAGQTPAVVYGHGTDPIHVSVDTHPLSLIIRQANALIELDIDGAPQLVLVKDVQKDPVRQIIEHIDLIVVKQGETVEVEVPVHVTGESFAGTNALQELTTVHLSVPATAIPENVEVSVEGLEEGAQVLAGAIELPQGATLTGDPEQLVVNIVVPRGAVEDEESGEAAEAAE, encoded by the coding sequence ATGAGCGAGACCAGCAAGCTCGTCGGCCACGCACGCGAGAACTTCGGCAAGGGAGCGGCGCGCAAGCTCCGCGCCGCAGGCCAGACCCCCGCGGTCGTCTACGGCCACGGCACCGATCCGATCCACGTCTCGGTCGACACGCACCCCCTCAGCCTCATCATCCGTCAGGCCAACGCGCTGATCGAGCTCGACATCGACGGCGCGCCGCAGCTCGTCCTCGTCAAGGACGTGCAGAAGGACCCGGTGCGCCAGATCATCGAGCACATCGACCTCATCGTCGTGAAGCAGGGCGAGACCGTCGAGGTCGAGGTGCCCGTGCACGTCACCGGCGAGTCGTTCGCCGGCACGAACGCGCTGCAGGAGCTCACCACGGTGCACCTGAGCGTTCCCGCGACCGCGATCCCCGAGAACGTCGAGGTGAGCGTCGAGGGCCTCGAGGAGGGCGCGCAGGTGCTCGCGGGCGCCATCGAGCTGCCCCAGGGCGCGACCCTGACCGGCGACCCCGAGCAGCTCGTCGTCAACATCGTCGTGCCGCGCGGCGCCGTCGAGGACGAGGAGTCGGGCGAGGCCGCGGAGGCCGCCGAGTAA
- a CDS encoding arginase family protein codes for MAPALSHDPSWPRTGAWPAPRDDERVDLALIGVPTWRTSLSASNAHETPAAVRAALQRYSSHVVTVAARDGRGAETEIVLDEALRIVDAGDCADPDDERGEQEAAAAIERLAARSELVVALGGDNALTVPAALGVAGARLPNAGLITLDAHHDLRDGRSNGSPVRRLIEAGLDPRRIVQIGIADFANSHAYRSRAQQLGVTVIHRDELHERPLSDIVSEALDIAGAGGGPVHVDLDVDVCDRSVAPGCPASIPGGLQAHELRRAARLLAGDARVRGIDIAEVDATADAPDGRTVRLAALLVLEAAAGLAQRLGR; via the coding sequence ATGGCCCCCGCACTGTCGCACGATCCGTCCTGGCCGCGCACCGGAGCCTGGCCCGCTCCCCGCGACGACGAACGGGTCGACCTCGCGCTCATCGGCGTGCCGACCTGGCGCACCTCGCTCTCCGCGTCGAACGCGCACGAGACCCCCGCAGCGGTGCGCGCGGCGCTGCAGCGCTATTCGAGCCACGTCGTCACGGTCGCCGCGCGCGACGGCCGCGGCGCGGAGACGGAGATCGTGCTCGACGAGGCGCTGCGCATCGTCGACGCCGGCGACTGCGCAGACCCCGACGACGAGCGCGGCGAGCAGGAGGCGGCCGCGGCCATCGAACGGCTCGCGGCGCGATCGGAGCTGGTCGTGGCGCTCGGCGGCGACAACGCGCTCACCGTGCCGGCGGCGCTCGGCGTGGCCGGGGCGCGACTGCCGAACGCCGGGCTCATCACGTTGGACGCCCACCACGATCTGCGCGACGGCCGCAGCAACGGCTCCCCCGTGCGCCGCCTGATCGAAGCCGGGCTCGACCCTCGCCGCATCGTGCAGATCGGCATCGCCGACTTCGCGAATTCGCACGCCTACCGGAGCCGCGCGCAGCAGCTCGGCGTCACGGTGATCCACCGCGACGAGCTCCACGAGCGCCCCCTGAGCGACATCGTCTCGGAGGCGCTCGACATCGCGGGCGCGGGCGGCGGCCCCGTGCACGTCGACCTCGACGTCGACGTGTGCGACCGCTCCGTGGCCCCGGGGTGCCCCGCGTCCATCCCCGGCGGCCTGCAGGCGCACGAGCTCCGCCGCGCCGCCCGCCTCCTCGCCGGCGACGCCCGCGTGCGGGGCATCGACATCGCCGAGGTCGACGCGACCGCCGATGCGCCCGACGGCCGCACGGTGCGGCTCGCCGCGCTCCTCGTGCTCGAGGCCGCGGCTGGCCTCGCGCAGCGACTCGGCCGCTGA
- the pth gene encoding aminoacyl-tRNA hydrolase, translating into MSDDTWLVVGLGNPGAKYEATRHNVGQMALDVLASRIGGRFSSHRTGARVAEGRVRPGGPKLVLAKSNGFMNTSGGPTSALAKYFAIPAERVIVLHDDLDLPFDTVKLKQGGGHGGHNGLRDIAKALDTPAFLRIRIGIGRPPGQQDPADFVLKPFATGERSTLPVLLEDAADAAESLVDDGLLAAQQRFHGRSAQ; encoded by the coding sequence GTGTCGGATGACACCTGGCTCGTCGTCGGCCTGGGCAACCCGGGTGCGAAGTACGAGGCCACGCGGCACAACGTCGGCCAGATGGCGCTCGACGTGCTCGCGAGTCGCATCGGCGGCCGCTTCTCGTCGCATCGCACGGGGGCGCGGGTCGCGGAGGGCCGCGTCCGCCCCGGCGGCCCGAAGCTGGTGCTCGCCAAGTCGAACGGGTTCATGAACACCTCGGGCGGCCCGACGTCGGCGCTCGCGAAGTACTTCGCGATCCCCGCCGAGCGCGTCATCGTGCTCCACGACGACCTCGATCTGCCGTTCGACACCGTGAAGCTCAAGCAGGGCGGCGGGCACGGGGGCCACAACGGTCTGCGCGACATCGCGAAGGCGCTCGACACCCCCGCGTTCCTGCGCATCCGCATCGGCATCGGCCGACCGCCGGGGCAGCAGGATCCGGCCGACTTCGTGCTCAAGCCGTTCGCGACGGGCGAGCGCAGCACGCTGCCCGTGCTCCTCGAGGACGCGGCGGACGCCGCGGAGTCGCTCGTCGACGACGGGCTGCTCGCCGCCCAGCAGCGCTTCCACGGCAGGAGCGCGCAGTGA
- a CDS encoding bifunctional o-acetylhomoserine/o-acetylserine sulfhydrylase gives MTDQSAWGFETRQIHSGQQPDETGARAVPIHQTTSFVFDDTAQAANRFALAELGPIYTRITNPTQAVVEERIAALEGGTAALLLASGQAASTFAVLNIANAGDHIVSSASIYGGTYNLFKYSLAKLGIEVTFVEDQDDPAAWQRAVRPNTKLFFAESIANPRSNVLDIRAVADVAHENRLPLIIDNTVASPYLVRPFEHGADIVLHSATKFLGGHGTTLGGVIVDGGTFPWSQHADKFPGLTEPDPSYNGVSYTGAVGDAIAYIIKARVQLLRDLGSSIAPLSAWLLLQGIETLSLRVERHVQNAQEIAEWLDAHDDVATVHYSGLPSSPWYAAANRYAPKGVGAVLAFELKGGVDAGRAVVENVELFSHVANIGDVRSLIIHPASTTHSQLTPEQQLTAGVTPGLVRLSVGLEHIDDIKADLEQGFAAARKVVAESSANA, from the coding sequence ATGACCGACCAGAGCGCCTGGGGATTCGAGACCCGGCAGATCCACTCGGGGCAGCAGCCCGACGAGACCGGGGCGCGCGCCGTGCCGATCCACCAGACCACGTCGTTCGTGTTCGACGACACCGCGCAGGCCGCGAACCGGTTCGCGCTCGCCGAGCTCGGCCCGATCTACACCCGCATCACCAACCCGACGCAGGCCGTCGTCGAAGAGCGCATCGCCGCCCTCGAGGGCGGCACGGCGGCGCTGCTGCTCGCGAGCGGGCAGGCGGCGTCCACCTTCGCCGTGCTGAACATCGCGAACGCCGGCGACCACATCGTCTCATCGGCGTCGATCTACGGCGGCACGTACAACCTGTTCAAGTACTCGCTCGCGAAGCTGGGCATCGAGGTCACCTTCGTGGAGGATCAGGACGACCCCGCGGCCTGGCAGCGCGCCGTGCGGCCGAACACGAAGCTGTTCTTCGCCGAGTCCATCGCGAACCCCCGCTCCAACGTGCTCGACATCCGCGCCGTCGCCGACGTCGCGCACGAGAACCGCCTCCCGCTCATCATCGACAACACCGTCGCGAGCCCCTACCTGGTGCGCCCCTTCGAGCACGGCGCCGACATCGTGCTGCACTCCGCCACGAAGTTCCTCGGCGGGCACGGCACGACGCTCGGCGGGGTGATCGTCGACGGCGGCACCTTCCCGTGGTCGCAGCACGCCGACAAGTTCCCCGGCCTCACCGAGCCCGACCCGTCGTACAACGGCGTGAGCTACACGGGCGCCGTCGGCGACGCGATCGCCTACATCATCAAGGCCCGCGTGCAGCTGCTGCGCGATCTCGGCTCCTCGATCGCGCCCCTCAGCGCCTGGCTGCTGCTGCAGGGCATCGAGACGCTGTCGCTCCGCGTCGAGCGCCACGTGCAGAACGCGCAGGAGATCGCCGAGTGGCTCGACGCCCACGACGACGTCGCCACCGTGCACTACTCCGGCCTGCCGTCGAGCCCCTGGTACGCGGCGGCGAACCGGTACGCGCCGAAGGGCGTCGGAGCCGTGCTCGCGTTCGAGCTCAAGGGCGGAGTCGACGCCGGCCGGGCCGTCGTCGAGAACGTCGAGCTGTTCAGCCACGTGGCGAACATCGGCGATGTGCGCAGCCTCATCATCCACCCGGCGTCCACGACGCACTCGCAGCTCACCCCCGAGCAGCAGCTCACGGCCGGCGTCACTCCCGGTCTGGTCCGCCTCTCGGTGGGGCTCGAGCACATCGACGACATCAAGGCAGACCTCGAGCAGGGCTTCGCCGCGGCGCGCAAGGTCGTCGCCGAGTCGTCCGCCAACGCCTGA
- a CDS encoding amino acid permease codes for MTTTASGLRRGLTARHIRFMALGSAIGTGLFMGSSGAIQTAGPAVLIAYVIGGAAVFMVMRALGEMIVRHPVSGSFGQYASRYIHPYAGFLVGWTFAFEMFLVAVFDATAIGVYMRFWFPDVSQWVWVLAVVCFIAAINLLGVRVFGELEFWFALVKIVAIIALIVAGVAVILFGFGIAGHDRMGPQNLVEHGGFMPNGLWGLIASFTIVMFAFGGIEIIGVTAGEAQNPKRVLPKAINSVPIRILLFYVLTLGVIMCIQPWVDITGETSPFVSIFESIGFQAAAAVFNVILITAALSAMNADIFGAGRMLHGLAEQGQAPRSFTRTTRNGVPIMTVVTMIVGLLVGVVLNFLYPDQVLFLLGALATFATVLVWLVILVAHIRMRAEIAREGRLPSEFPVPLWPVASWLTVGFIVCVIVLVGVVPDSRPALWVGLVWVALVTVCYFACVRGDGRRPYRLVDQTEPIGVVPAGERAAAAPEERG; via the coding sequence ATGACCACCACCGCATCCGGCCTGCGCCGCGGCCTCACCGCGCGCCACATCCGGTTCATGGCGCTCGGCTCGGCGATCGGCACCGGGCTCTTCATGGGATCCTCCGGGGCCATCCAGACCGCCGGCCCCGCCGTGCTCATCGCCTACGTCATCGGGGGCGCCGCCGTGTTCATGGTGATGCGGGCGCTCGGCGAGATGATCGTGCGGCACCCCGTCTCAGGCTCCTTCGGCCAGTACGCCTCGCGCTACATCCACCCGTACGCCGGCTTCCTCGTCGGCTGGACCTTCGCCTTCGAGATGTTCCTCGTCGCCGTCTTCGACGCCACCGCCATCGGGGTCTACATGCGGTTCTGGTTCCCCGACGTGTCGCAGTGGGTGTGGGTGCTCGCCGTCGTCTGCTTCATCGCCGCCATCAACCTGCTCGGGGTGCGCGTCTTCGGCGAGCTCGAGTTCTGGTTCGCGCTCGTGAAGATCGTCGCGATCATCGCGCTGATCGTCGCCGGCGTCGCCGTGATCCTGTTCGGATTCGGCATCGCGGGCCACGATCGGATGGGGCCGCAGAACCTCGTGGAGCACGGCGGATTCATGCCGAACGGGCTCTGGGGCCTCATCGCCTCGTTCACGATCGTGATGTTCGCCTTCGGCGGGATCGAGATCATCGGCGTCACCGCGGGCGAGGCGCAGAACCCGAAGCGCGTGCTCCCGAAGGCGATCAACTCGGTGCCGATCCGCATCCTGCTCTTCTACGTGCTGACCCTCGGCGTGATCATGTGCATCCAGCCCTGGGTCGACATCACCGGCGAGACGAGCCCCTTCGTGTCGATCTTCGAGTCGATCGGATTCCAGGCCGCGGCGGCCGTCTTCAACGTGATCCTCATCACGGCGGCGCTCTCGGCGATGAACGCCGACATCTTCGGAGCGGGGCGGATGCTGCACGGGCTCGCCGAGCAGGGGCAGGCGCCGCGGTCGTTCACCCGGACCACCCGCAACGGCGTGCCGATCATGACCGTCGTCACGATGATCGTCGGGCTCCTCGTCGGCGTCGTGCTCAACTTCCTGTACCCCGATCAGGTGCTCTTCCTGCTCGGCGCGCTCGCCACCTTCGCCACCGTGCTGGTGTGGCTCGTCATCCTCGTCGCCCACATCCGCATGCGCGCCGAGATCGCGCGCGAGGGGCGGCTGCCGAGCGAGTTCCCGGTGCCGCTCTGGCCGGTCGCCTCCTGGCTCACCGTCGGCTTCATCGTGTGCGTCATCGTGCTCGTCGGCGTCGTGCCCGATTCGCGGCCCGCCCTCTGGGTCGGGCTCGTCTGGGTCGCCCTGGTGACCGTCTGCTACTTCGCCTGCGTGCGGGGCGACGGCCGGCGCCCCTACCGCCTCGTCGACCAGACGGAGCCCATCGGGGTCGTGCCGGCCGGCGAGCGCGCCGCGGCCGCGCCGGAGGAGCGGGGCTAG
- a CDS encoding IclR family transcriptional regulator, whose amino-acid sequence MSTPKVPAADQTLRILSLLAGSRGPLAASMIASKLDLPRSTVYHLLDTLQQHGFVMHLPEERRFGLGIAAVDLSSAYARQEPLARIGRPLLAALVDRVRLSGHLAVPHGRDVLYVVEERAPGSPPLVTDVDVRLPMQLTASGRAILAALPKAQVRALFPDREAFVHRHDDPDAIDRYSRLRSVLDATRTRGYALEEGSVTAGLSSIGVPVLDHRGWPVAAIAVTYPQGAVEPEVAEALASEVRSAASTLSGRIHGRSAAARMV is encoded by the coding sequence GTGAGCACCCCGAAGGTTCCGGCTGCGGATCAGACCCTGCGGATCCTCAGCCTGCTCGCGGGCTCGCGCGGTCCGCTCGCCGCGAGCATGATCGCGAGCAAGCTCGACCTGCCGCGCTCGACCGTCTACCACCTGCTCGACACGCTGCAGCAGCACGGCTTCGTGATGCACCTCCCCGAGGAGCGCCGGTTCGGGCTGGGCATCGCCGCGGTCGATCTGAGCTCGGCCTACGCGCGCCAGGAGCCGCTCGCCCGGATCGGGCGCCCGCTCCTCGCCGCGCTCGTCGACCGGGTGCGGCTCAGCGGGCACCTCGCCGTGCCGCACGGCCGCGACGTGCTCTACGTCGTCGAGGAGCGCGCGCCCGGCTCCCCGCCGCTCGTGACCGACGTCGACGTGCGGCTCCCGATGCAGCTCACCGCGAGCGGCCGCGCGATCCTGGCGGCGCTGCCGAAGGCCCAGGTGCGCGCGCTCTTCCCCGATCGCGAGGCCTTCGTGCACCGGCACGACGACCCCGACGCGATCGATCGATACTCGCGGCTGCGGAGCGTGCTCGACGCCACGCGCACCCGCGGGTACGCGCTGGAGGAGGGCTCAGTCACGGCCGGGCTCTCGTCGATCGGGGTGCCGGTGCTCGACCACCGCGGGTGGCCGGTCGCGGCGATCGCCGTGACCTATCCGCAGGGCGCGGTGGAGCCCGAGGTCGCCGAGGCCCTCGCCTCCGAGGTGCGATCGGCCGCGTCGACGCTCTCCGGGCGCATCCACGGGCGCAGCGCCGCCGCGCGCATGGTGTAA
- a CDS encoding SDR family oxidoreductase, with amino-acid sequence MQRRVVVTGASSGIGAATVRRFAERGWETVAVARRVDRLEALAAETGAQPIACDVTDEAQVARLAAEVAASGGATGLVNNAGGAWGTESVEHASNDDWRRMFEVNVIGLRSVTSALLPVLRDGARRSGFASILNVTSTAGHSAYPGGGGYNAAKFAAHAVTGVLRLELGGEPIRVMELAPGLVHTEEFTLNRLRGDAEAARKPYADVTPLQAEEVASVLVGAFEQPPHVNQDLIVLRPVAQTSVFHTHRGPLVAKGE; translated from the coding sequence ATGCAGCGACGGGTCGTGGTGACAGGGGCGAGTTCGGGGATCGGCGCGGCGACCGTGCGCCGATTCGCGGAGCGCGGGTGGGAGACCGTCGCGGTCGCCCGGCGGGTCGATCGTCTCGAGGCGCTCGCCGCCGAGACCGGCGCGCAGCCGATCGCCTGCGATGTGACCGACGAGGCGCAGGTGGCGCGCCTCGCCGCGGAGGTCGCGGCGAGCGGCGGCGCGACCGGCCTCGTGAACAACGCGGGCGGCGCGTGGGGCACCGAATCCGTCGAGCACGCGTCGAACGACGACTGGCGCCGCATGTTCGAGGTGAACGTGATCGGCCTCCGCTCGGTGACGTCGGCGCTGCTGCCCGTGCTGCGCGACGGGGCCCGGCGCTCGGGGTTCGCGTCGATCCTCAACGTGACCTCGACGGCCGGGCACAGCGCCTATCCGGGCGGCGGCGGCTACAACGCCGCCAAGTTCGCGGCGCACGCGGTGACCGGCGTGCTCCGTCTCGAGCTCGGCGGCGAGCCGATCCGCGTCATGGAGCTGGCCCCCGGCCTCGTGCACACGGAGGAGTTCACCCTGAACCGCCTCCGCGGCGACGCCGAGGCCGCCCGCAAGCCGTACGCCGACGTGACGCCGCTGCAGGCGGAGGAGGTCGCGAGCGTGCTCGTCGGGGCGTTCGAGCAGCCCCCGCACGTGAACCAGGATCTGATCGTGCTGCGCCCGGTCGCCCAGACGAGCGTGTTCCACACGCATCGCGGCCCGCTCGTCGCGAAGGGGGAGTAG
- a CDS encoding uracil-DNA glycosylase — MRSGPPAGMAADWAAALAPVAGQLADVERFVASERAAGVAVLPGPDRVLAAFERPMADARVLIVGQDPYPTPGHPIGLSFATSPDVRPIPRSLRNIYREREDDLGIAPAEHGDLSAWADRGVLLLNRVLTVRAGEAGSHRRRGWEEITARAISALAERDAPLVAILWGRPAQTLRPLLGAVPCIESAHPSPLSASRGFFGSRPFSRANAALREQGADEIDWSLPSAEPALF; from the coding sequence ATGCGCTCCGGCCCGCCGGCGGGCATGGCCGCCGACTGGGCGGCGGCGCTCGCTCCGGTCGCCGGGCAGCTGGCCGACGTCGAGCGGTTCGTGGCGTCGGAGCGCGCGGCGGGCGTCGCGGTGCTGCCCGGCCCCGACCGGGTGCTGGCGGCGTTCGAGCGGCCGATGGCCGACGCCCGCGTGCTCATCGTGGGGCAGGATCCGTATCCCACGCCCGGGCACCCGATCGGCCTGTCGTTCGCGACGTCGCCCGACGTGCGCCCGATCCCGCGCAGTCTGCGCAATATCTACCGCGAGCGGGAGGACGACCTCGGGATCGCGCCCGCCGAGCACGGCGACCTCTCGGCGTGGGCGGACCGCGGCGTGCTGCTGCTCAACCGGGTGCTCACCGTGCGCGCCGGGGAGGCGGGCTCGCACCGCCGCAGGGGCTGGGAGGAGATCACGGCCCGCGCGATCTCGGCGCTCGCCGAGCGGGACGCGCCGCTCGTCGCGATCCTGTGGGGCAGGCCGGCGCAGACGCTGCGTCCGCTGCTCGGCGCGGTGCCCTGCATCGAGAGCGCGCACCCGTCGCCGCTGTCGGCTTCGCGCGGCTTCTTCGGCTCCCGGCCGTTCAGCCGCGCGAACGCGGCGCTCCGCGAGCAGGGGGCCGACGAGATCGACTGGTCGCTGCCCAGCGCAGAACCGGCGCTGTTCTAG
- the hutH gene encoding histidine ammonia-lyase: protein MTALHPATVALGDAPLTIADVVSVARHDAPVRIADAARERVVASRAVIEDLANDSRPHYGISTGFGALANVQIPVEKRQQLQRSLIRSHAAGTGDEVEREVVRALMLLRVNTLASGRTGVRAEVVDTYAAILNAGITPVVHEYGSLGCSGDLSPLAHCALTLMGEGEVRTAGEPDARVPAAQALAAAGIAPLVLAEKEGLALINGTDGMLGMLCLALTDLARLLTIADAAAAASIEGLTGTDAVFAADLHALRPHPGQATSAANMLRVLEGSALVQRPREGEFTRVQDAYSLRCAPQVHGAARDTAAHAARVAAVELVSAIDNPVVLPDGRVESNGNFHGAPVGYVLDFLAIAVADVASISERRTDRFLDVARNHGLPPFLAADAGLDSGLMIAQYTAAGIVSELKRLAAPASVDSIPSSAMQEDHVSMGWAAGRKLRRSIDGLAHVLGIELLASTRALDFRAGQGLGDPSPATAAVHRLFRTRIPAPETDTYLSPTITAAHELVAGGAVGDALADALGAPLD from the coding sequence ATGACAGCCCTGCATCCCGCGACCGTCGCGCTCGGCGACGCCCCGCTCACCATCGCCGACGTCGTATCCGTCGCGCGGCACGACGCCCCCGTCCGCATCGCCGACGCCGCCCGCGAGCGAGTCGTCGCGAGTCGCGCCGTGATCGAGGATCTCGCGAACGACAGCCGGCCCCACTACGGCATCTCCACCGGCTTCGGCGCCCTCGCCAACGTGCAGATCCCCGTCGAGAAGCGCCAGCAGCTGCAGCGCAGCCTGATCCGGTCGCACGCCGCGGGCACCGGCGACGAGGTGGAGCGGGAGGTCGTGCGCGCGCTGATGCTGCTGCGGGTGAACACGCTCGCGAGCGGGCGGACGGGCGTTCGCGCCGAGGTCGTCGACACGTACGCCGCGATCCTCAACGCCGGCATCACCCCCGTGGTGCACGAGTACGGCTCGCTGGGGTGCTCCGGAGACCTCAGCCCGCTCGCGCACTGCGCGCTCACGCTCATGGGGGAGGGCGAGGTGCGCACCGCAGGCGAACCCGACGCGCGCGTGCCCGCGGCGCAGGCGCTCGCCGCAGCGGGCATCGCGCCCCTGGTGCTCGCCGAGAAGGAGGGCCTCGCGCTCATCAACGGCACCGACGGCATGCTCGGCATGCTCTGCCTCGCCCTCACCGACCTCGCGCGCCTGCTCACGATCGCCGACGCCGCGGCGGCCGCCTCCATCGAGGGGCTCACCGGCACCGACGCCGTCTTCGCCGCCGACCTGCACGCCCTCCGCCCGCACCCGGGGCAGGCGACGTCGGCCGCGAACATGCTGCGCGTGCTCGAGGGGTCGGCCCTCGTGCAGCGACCCCGCGAGGGCGAGTTCACGCGCGTGCAAGACGCGTACTCGCTGCGCTGCGCCCCGCAGGTGCACGGCGCGGCGCGCGACACCGCGGCCCACGCCGCCCGGGTCGCCGCCGTCGAACTGGTCTCGGCCATCGACAACCCCGTCGTGCTGCCCGACGGCCGCGTGGAGTCGAACGGCAACTTCCACGGAGCCCCGGTCGGCTACGTGCTCGACTTCCTCGCCATCGCGGTCGCCGACGTCGCGAGCATCTCGGAGCGGCGCACCGACCGCTTCCTCGACGTGGCGCGCAACCACGGGCTGCCGCCGTTCCTCGCCGCGGACGCCGGGCTCGACTCCGGGCTCATGATCGCCCAGTACACCGCGGCGGGCATCGTCTCCGAGCTCAAGCGGCTCGCCGCTCCCGCATCGGTCGACTCGATCCCGTCGTCGGCGATGCAGGAGGACCACGTCTCCATGGGCTGGGCCGCAGGCCGCAAGCTGCGTCGCTCCATCGACGGGCTCGCCCACGTGCTCGGCATCGAGCTGCTCGCCTCGACCCGAGCCCTCGACTTCCGAGCCGGGCAGGGGCTCGGCGATCCCTCGCCCGCAACGGCGGCGGTGCACCGGCTCTTCCGCACGCGGATCCCGGCGCCCGAGACCGACACCTACCTCTCGCCGACCATCACCGCCGCCCACGAGCTCGTCGCGGGAGGGGCGGTGGGCGACGCGCTCGCCGACGCGCTCGGCGCGCCCCTCGACTGA